Proteins encoded in a region of the Homo sapiens chromosome 9, GRCh38.p14 Primary Assembly genome:
- the RALGDS gene encoding ral guanine nucleotide dissociation stimulator isoform 4 (isoform 4 is encoded by transcript variant 4) — translation MAREAGQVCARPAVPRGRKGSVFFACVSVVTARRRAVARRAALQSPTPWLAPLPAPATTESSTQEIGEELINGVIYSISLRKVQLHHGGNKGQRWLGYENESALNLYETCKVRTVKAGTLEKLVEHLVPAFQGSDLSYVTIFLCTYRAFTTTQQVLDLLFKRYGRCDALTASSRYGCILPYSDEDGGPQDQLKNAISSILGTWLDQYSEDFCQPPDFPCLKQLVAYVQLNMPGSDLERRAHLLLAQLEHSEPIEAEPEALSPVPALKPTPELELALTPARAPSPVPAPAPEPEPAPTPAPGSELEVAPAPAPELQQAPEPAVGLESAPAPALELEPAPEQDPAPSQTLELEPAPAPVPSLQPSWPSPVVAENGLSEEKPHLLVFPPDLVAEQFTLMDAELFKKVVPYHCLGSIWSQRDKKGKEHLAPTIRATVTQFNSVANCVITTCLGNRSTKAPDRARVVEHWIEVARECRILKNFSSLYAILSALQSNSIHRLKKTWEDVSRDSFRIFQKLSEIFSDENNYSLSRELLIKEGTSKFATLEMNPKRAQKRPKETGIIQGTVPYLGTFLTDLVMLDTAMKDYLYGRLINFEKRRKEFEVIAQIKLLQSACNNYSIAPDEQFGAWFRAVERLSETESYNLSCELEPPSESASNTLRTKKNTAIVKRWSDRQAPSTELSTSGSSHSKSCDQLRCGPYLSSGDIADALSVHSAGSSSSDVEEINISFVPESPDGQEKKFWESASQSSPETSGISSASSSTSSSSASTTPVAATRTHKRSVSGLCNSSSALPLYNQQVGDCCIIRVSLDVDNGNMYKSILVTSQDKAPAVIRKAMDKHNLEEEEPEDYELLQILSDDRKLKIPENANVFYAMNSTANYDFVLKKRTFTKGVKVKHGASSTLPRMKQKGLKIAKGIF, via the exons AGCTCCACGCAGGAGATCGGTGAGGAGCTGATCAACGGAGTCATCTACTCCATCTCCCTGCGCAAGGTGCAGCTGCACCACGGAGGCAACAAGGGGCAGCGCTGGCTCGGG TATGAGAATGAGTCGGCCCTGAACCTTTATGAGACTTGCAAGGTGCGGACCGTGAAGGCTGGCACGCTGGAGAAGCTGGTGGAGCACCTGGTGCCAGCCTTCCAGGGCAGCGACCTCTCCTACGTCACCATCTTCCTGTGTACCTATAGAGCCTTCACCACCACCCAACAGGTCCTGGACCTGCTGTTCAAAAG GTACGGTAGATGTGACGCCCTCACGGCCTCCTCTAGATACGGCTGCATCCTCCCCTATTCCGACGAGGATGGTGGACCCCAGGACCAACTTAAAAA TGCCATCTCCTCCATCCTGGGCACCTGGCTGGACCAGTACTCGGAGGATTTCTGTCAACCTCCGGACTTTCCCTGCCTCAAGCAGCTGGTGGCCTACGTGCAGCTCAACATGCCAGGCTCAGACCTGGAGCGCCGTGCCCACCTTCTCCTGGCCCAGCTGGAGCACTCGGAACCCATTGAGGCAGAGCCTGAGG CTCTGTCACCAGTGCCAGCTCTAAAACCAACTCCAGAGCTCGAGCTAGCTCTAACACCAGCTCGAGCACCCAGCCCAGTGCCGGCTCCAGCCCCGGAGCCAGAGCCAGCTCCAACACCAGCTCCAGGTTCAGAGCTAGAAGTAGCTCCAGCACCAGCTCCGGAGCTCCAGCAGGCTCCAGAGCCAGCTGTGGGACTAGAATCGGCTCCAGCGCCAGCTCTGGAACTAGAGCCAGCTCCAGAACAGGATCCAGCTCCCTCACAAACTCTAGAGCTGGAGCCAGCTCCAGCACCAGTTCCATCATTACAGCCTTCCTGGCCTTCACCTGTGGTTGCAGAGAACGGGCTGAGTGAGGAGAAGCCTCACCTCTTGGTGTTCCCTCCAGATCTGGTGGCAGAGCAGTTTACACTGATGGATGCG GAACTGTTCAAGAAGGTGGTGCCCTACCACTGCCTGGGCTCCATCTGGTCCCAGCGGGACAAGAAGGGCAAGGAGCACCTGGCGCCCACCATCCGCGCCACTGTCACCCAGTTCAACAGTGTGGCCAACTGTGTCATCACCACCTGCCTCGGGAACCGAAGCACGAAAGCCCCAGACAGGGCCAGGGTGGTGGAGCACTGGATCGAGGTGGCCAGG GAGTGCCGGATCCTCAAGAACTTCTCGTCACTGTATGCCATCCTCTCTGCCCTGCAGAGCAACTCCATCCACCGTCTGAAGAAGACGTGGGAAGACGTTTCCAG GGACAGTTTCCGGATCTTTCAGAAGCTGTCAGAGATCTTCTCAGATGAGAACAACTACTCATTGAGCCGGGAGCTGCTCATCAAG GAGGGCACCTCCAAGTTTGCCACCCTGGAGATGAACCCCAAGAGAGCCCAGAAACGGCCGAAGGAGACG GGCATCATCCAGGGCACCGTTCCCTACCTGGGCACGTTCCTCACCGACCTGGTGATGCTGGACACTGCCATGAAGGACTATCTGTAT GGCAGACTCATCAACtttgagaagaggaggaag gagttcgaggtgaTCGCCCAGATCAAGCTGCTGCAGTCGGCCTGCAACAACTACAGCATCGCGCCAGATGAGCAATTTGGGGCCTGGTTCCGGGCCGTGGAGCGGCTCAGCGAGACTGAGAG CTACAACCTGTCGTGCGAGCTGGAGCCCCCATCCGAGTCAGCCAGCAACACCCTCAGGACCAAGAAGAACACAGCCATTGTCAAGCGCTGGAGCGA CCGCCAGGCCCCCAGCACTGAGCTCAGTACCAGTGGCAGCTCCCACTCCAAGTCCTGTGACCAGCTCAGGTGTGGCCCCTACCTCAGCAGCGGGGACATCGCTGACGCGCTCAGCGTGCACTCGGCCGGCTCCTCTAGCTCCGACGTGGAGGAGATCAACATCAGCTTCGTCCCGGAGTCTCCTGATGGCCAGGAAAAGAAG ttctgggaatcaGCCTCACAGTCATCCCCGGAGACCTCCGGCATCAGCTCAGCCTCCAGCAGCACCtcgtcctcctcagcctccaccaCGCCCGTGGCTGCCACACGCACCCACAAGCGCTCTGTCTCAGGGCTCTGCAACTCCAGCTCCGCGCTGCCGCTCTACAACCAGCAGGTGGGCGACTGCTGTATCATCCGCGTCAGCCTGGACGTGGACAATGGCAACATGTACAAGAGCATCCTG GTGACCAGCCAAGATAAGGCTCCGGCTGTAATCCGCAAGGCCATGGACAAACAcaacctggaggaggaggagccggAGGACTATGAGCTGCTGCAGATTCTCTCAGATGACCGGA AGCTGAAGATCCCTGAAAACGCCAACGTCTTCTATGCCATGAACTCTACCGCCAACTATGACTTTGTCCTCAAGAAGCGGACCTTCACCAAGGGAGTGAAGGTCAAGCACGGAGCCAGCTCCACCCTCCCTCGCATGAAGCAGAAAGGACTCAAGATTGCCAAGGGCATCTTCTGA
- the RALGDS gene encoding ral guanine nucleotide dissociation stimulator isoform 3 (isoform 3 is encoded by transcript variant 3), with protein MCLWGHSTAPAHTLSSPPLLFCSLPCALHLQPGTGHPPGQVPRKSSTQEIGEELINGVIYSISLRKVQLHHGGNKGQRWLGYENESALNLYETCKVRTVKAGTLEKLVEHLVPAFQGSDLSYVTIFLCTYRAFTTTQQVLDLLFKRYGCILPYSDEDGGPQDQLKNAISSILGTWLDQYSEDFCQPPDFPCLKQLVAYVQLNMPGSDLERRAHLLLAQLEHSEPIEAEPEALSPVPALKPTPELELALTPARAPSPVPAPAPEPEPAPTPAPGSELEVAPAPAPELQQAPEPAVGLESAPAPALELEPAPEQDPAPSQTLELEPAPAPVPSLQPSWPSPVVAENGLSEEKPHLLVFPPDLVAEQFTLMDAELFKKVVPYHCLGSIWSQRDKKGKEHLAPTIRATVTQFNSVANCVITTCLGNRSTKAPDRARVVEHWIEVARECRILKNFSSLYAILSALQSNSIHRLKKTWEDVSRDSFRIFQKLSEIFSDENNYSLSRELLIKEGTSKFATLEMNPKRAQKRPKETGIIQGTVPYLGTFLTDLVMLDTAMKDYLYGRLINFEKRRKEFEVIAQIKLLQSACNNYSIAPDEQFGAWFRAVERLSETESYNLSCELEPPSESASNTLRTKKNTAIVKRWSDRQAPSTELSTSGSSHSKSCDQLRCGPYLSSGDIADALSVHSAGSSSSDVEEINISFVPESPDGQEKKFWESASQSSPETSGISSASSSTSSSSASTTPVAATRTHKRSVSGLCNSSSALPLYNQQVGDCCIIRVSLDVDNGNMYKSILVTSQDKAPAVIRKAMDKHNLEEEEPEDYELLQILSDDRKLKIPENANVFYAMNSTANYDFVLKKRTFTKGVKVKHGASSTLPRMKQKGLKIAKGIF; from the exons AGCTCCACGCAGGAGATCGGTGAGGAGCTGATCAACGGAGTCATCTACTCCATCTCCCTGCGCAAGGTGCAGCTGCACCACGGAGGCAACAAGGGGCAGCGCTGGCTCGGG TATGAGAATGAGTCGGCCCTGAACCTTTATGAGACTTGCAAGGTGCGGACCGTGAAGGCTGGCACGCTGGAGAAGCTGGTGGAGCACCTGGTGCCAGCCTTCCAGGGCAGCGACCTCTCCTACGTCACCATCTTCCTGTGTACCTATAGAGCCTTCACCACCACCCAACAGGTCCTGGACCTGCTGTTCAAAAG ATACGGCTGCATCCTCCCCTATTCCGACGAGGATGGTGGACCCCAGGACCAACTTAAAAA TGCCATCTCCTCCATCCTGGGCACCTGGCTGGACCAGTACTCGGAGGATTTCTGTCAACCTCCGGACTTTCCCTGCCTCAAGCAGCTGGTGGCCTACGTGCAGCTCAACATGCCAGGCTCAGACCTGGAGCGCCGTGCCCACCTTCTCCTGGCCCAGCTGGAGCACTCGGAACCCATTGAGGCAGAGCCTGAGG CTCTGTCACCAGTGCCAGCTCTAAAACCAACTCCAGAGCTCGAGCTAGCTCTAACACCAGCTCGAGCACCCAGCCCAGTGCCGGCTCCAGCCCCGGAGCCAGAGCCAGCTCCAACACCAGCTCCAGGTTCAGAGCTAGAAGTAGCTCCAGCACCAGCTCCGGAGCTCCAGCAGGCTCCAGAGCCAGCTGTGGGACTAGAATCGGCTCCAGCGCCAGCTCTGGAACTAGAGCCAGCTCCAGAACAGGATCCAGCTCCCTCACAAACTCTAGAGCTGGAGCCAGCTCCAGCACCAGTTCCATCATTACAGCCTTCCTGGCCTTCACCTGTGGTTGCAGAGAACGGGCTGAGTGAGGAGAAGCCTCACCTCTTGGTGTTCCCTCCAGATCTGGTGGCAGAGCAGTTTACACTGATGGATGCG GAACTGTTCAAGAAGGTGGTGCCCTACCACTGCCTGGGCTCCATCTGGTCCCAGCGGGACAAGAAGGGCAAGGAGCACCTGGCGCCCACCATCCGCGCCACTGTCACCCAGTTCAACAGTGTGGCCAACTGTGTCATCACCACCTGCCTCGGGAACCGAAGCACGAAAGCCCCAGACAGGGCCAGGGTGGTGGAGCACTGGATCGAGGTGGCCAGG GAGTGCCGGATCCTCAAGAACTTCTCGTCACTGTATGCCATCCTCTCTGCCCTGCAGAGCAACTCCATCCACCGTCTGAAGAAGACGTGGGAAGACGTTTCCAG GGACAGTTTCCGGATCTTTCAGAAGCTGTCAGAGATCTTCTCAGATGAGAACAACTACTCATTGAGCCGGGAGCTGCTCATCAAG GAGGGCACCTCCAAGTTTGCCACCCTGGAGATGAACCCCAAGAGAGCCCAGAAACGGCCGAAGGAGACG GGCATCATCCAGGGCACCGTTCCCTACCTGGGCACGTTCCTCACCGACCTGGTGATGCTGGACACTGCCATGAAGGACTATCTGTAT GGCAGACTCATCAACtttgagaagaggaggaag gagttcgaggtgaTCGCCCAGATCAAGCTGCTGCAGTCGGCCTGCAACAACTACAGCATCGCGCCAGATGAGCAATTTGGGGCCTGGTTCCGGGCCGTGGAGCGGCTCAGCGAGACTGAGAG CTACAACCTGTCGTGCGAGCTGGAGCCCCCATCCGAGTCAGCCAGCAACACCCTCAGGACCAAGAAGAACACAGCCATTGTCAAGCGCTGGAGCGA CCGCCAGGCCCCCAGCACTGAGCTCAGTACCAGTGGCAGCTCCCACTCCAAGTCCTGTGACCAGCTCAGGTGTGGCCCCTACCTCAGCAGCGGGGACATCGCTGACGCGCTCAGCGTGCACTCGGCCGGCTCCTCTAGCTCCGACGTGGAGGAGATCAACATCAGCTTCGTCCCGGAGTCTCCTGATGGCCAGGAAAAGAAG ttctgggaatcaGCCTCACAGTCATCCCCGGAGACCTCCGGCATCAGCTCAGCCTCCAGCAGCACCtcgtcctcctcagcctccaccaCGCCCGTGGCTGCCACACGCACCCACAAGCGCTCTGTCTCAGGGCTCTGCAACTCCAGCTCCGCGCTGCCGCTCTACAACCAGCAGGTGGGCGACTGCTGTATCATCCGCGTCAGCCTGGACGTGGACAATGGCAACATGTACAAGAGCATCCTG GTGACCAGCCAAGATAAGGCTCCGGCTGTAATCCGCAAGGCCATGGACAAACAcaacctggaggaggaggagccggAGGACTATGAGCTGCTGCAGATTCTCTCAGATGACCGGA AGCTGAAGATCCCTGAAAACGCCAACGTCTTCTATGCCATGAACTCTACCGCCAACTATGACTTTGTCCTCAAGAAGCGGACCTTCACCAAGGGAGTGAAGGTCAAGCACGGAGCCAGCTCCACCCTCCCTCGCATGAAGCAGAAAGGACTCAAGATTGCCAAGGGCATCTTCTGA
- the RALGDS gene encoding ral guanine nucleotide dissociation stimulator isoform 5 (isoform 5 is encoded by transcript variant 5), whose amino-acid sequence MVQRMWAEAAGPAGGAEPLFPGSRRSRSVWDAVRLEVGVPDSCPVVLHSFTQLDPDLPRPESSTQEIGEELINGVIYSISLRKVQLHHGGNKGQRWLGYENESALNLYETCKVRTVKAGTLEKLVEHLVPAFQGSDLSYVTIFLCTYRAFTTTQQVLDLLFKRYGCILPYSDEDGGPQDQLKNAISSILGTWLDQYSEDFCQPPDFPCLKQLVAYVQLNMPGSDLERRAHLLLAQLEHSEPIEAEPEALSPVPALKPTPELELALTPARAPSPVPAPAPEPEPAPTPAPGSELEVAPAPAPELQQAPEPAVGLESAPAPALELEPAPEQDPAPSQTLELEPAPAPVPSLQPSWPSPVVAENGLSEEKPHLLVFPPDLVAEQFTLMDAELFKKVVPYHCLGSIWSQRDKKGKEHLAPTIRATVTQFNSVANCVITTCLGNRSTKAPDRARVVEHWIEVARECRILKNFSSLYAILSALQSNSIHRLKKTWEDVSRDSFRIFQKLSEIFSDENNYSLSRELLIKEGTSKFATLEMNPKRAQKRPKETGIIQGTVPYLGTFLTDLVMLDTAMKDYLYGRLINFEKRRKEFEVIAQIKLLQSACNNYSIAPDEQFGAWFRAVERLSETESYNLSCELEPPSESASNTLRTKKNTAIVKRWSDRQAPSTELSTSGSSHSKSCDQLRCGPYLSSGDIADALSVHSAGSSSSDVEEINISFVPESPDGQEKKFWESASQSSPETSGISSASSSTSSSSASTTPVAATRTHKRSVSGLCNSSSALPLYNQQVGDCCIIRVSLDVDNGNMYKSILVTSQDKAPAVIRKAMDKHNLEEEEPEDYELLQILSDDRKLKIPENANVFYAMNSTANYDFVLKKRTFTKGVKVKHGASSTLPRMKQKGLKIAKGIF is encoded by the exons AGCTCCACGCAGGAGATCGGTGAGGAGCTGATCAACGGAGTCATCTACTCCATCTCCCTGCGCAAGGTGCAGCTGCACCACGGAGGCAACAAGGGGCAGCGCTGGCTCGGG TATGAGAATGAGTCGGCCCTGAACCTTTATGAGACTTGCAAGGTGCGGACCGTGAAGGCTGGCACGCTGGAGAAGCTGGTGGAGCACCTGGTGCCAGCCTTCCAGGGCAGCGACCTCTCCTACGTCACCATCTTCCTGTGTACCTATAGAGCCTTCACCACCACCCAACAGGTCCTGGACCTGCTGTTCAAAAG ATACGGCTGCATCCTCCCCTATTCCGACGAGGATGGTGGACCCCAGGACCAACTTAAAAA TGCCATCTCCTCCATCCTGGGCACCTGGCTGGACCAGTACTCGGAGGATTTCTGTCAACCTCCGGACTTTCCCTGCCTCAAGCAGCTGGTGGCCTACGTGCAGCTCAACATGCCAGGCTCAGACCTGGAGCGCCGTGCCCACCTTCTCCTGGCCCAGCTGGAGCACTCGGAACCCATTGAGGCAGAGCCTGAGG CTCTGTCACCAGTGCCAGCTCTAAAACCAACTCCAGAGCTCGAGCTAGCTCTAACACCAGCTCGAGCACCCAGCCCAGTGCCGGCTCCAGCCCCGGAGCCAGAGCCAGCTCCAACACCAGCTCCAGGTTCAGAGCTAGAAGTAGCTCCAGCACCAGCTCCGGAGCTCCAGCAGGCTCCAGAGCCAGCTGTGGGACTAGAATCGGCTCCAGCGCCAGCTCTGGAACTAGAGCCAGCTCCAGAACAGGATCCAGCTCCCTCACAAACTCTAGAGCTGGAGCCAGCTCCAGCACCAGTTCCATCATTACAGCCTTCCTGGCCTTCACCTGTGGTTGCAGAGAACGGGCTGAGTGAGGAGAAGCCTCACCTCTTGGTGTTCCCTCCAGATCTGGTGGCAGAGCAGTTTACACTGATGGATGCG GAACTGTTCAAGAAGGTGGTGCCCTACCACTGCCTGGGCTCCATCTGGTCCCAGCGGGACAAGAAGGGCAAGGAGCACCTGGCGCCCACCATCCGCGCCACTGTCACCCAGTTCAACAGTGTGGCCAACTGTGTCATCACCACCTGCCTCGGGAACCGAAGCACGAAAGCCCCAGACAGGGCCAGGGTGGTGGAGCACTGGATCGAGGTGGCCAGG GAGTGCCGGATCCTCAAGAACTTCTCGTCACTGTATGCCATCCTCTCTGCCCTGCAGAGCAACTCCATCCACCGTCTGAAGAAGACGTGGGAAGACGTTTCCAG GGACAGTTTCCGGATCTTTCAGAAGCTGTCAGAGATCTTCTCAGATGAGAACAACTACTCATTGAGCCGGGAGCTGCTCATCAAG GAGGGCACCTCCAAGTTTGCCACCCTGGAGATGAACCCCAAGAGAGCCCAGAAACGGCCGAAGGAGACG GGCATCATCCAGGGCACCGTTCCCTACCTGGGCACGTTCCTCACCGACCTGGTGATGCTGGACACTGCCATGAAGGACTATCTGTAT GGCAGACTCATCAACtttgagaagaggaggaag gagttcgaggtgaTCGCCCAGATCAAGCTGCTGCAGTCGGCCTGCAACAACTACAGCATCGCGCCAGATGAGCAATTTGGGGCCTGGTTCCGGGCCGTGGAGCGGCTCAGCGAGACTGAGAG CTACAACCTGTCGTGCGAGCTGGAGCCCCCATCCGAGTCAGCCAGCAACACCCTCAGGACCAAGAAGAACACAGCCATTGTCAAGCGCTGGAGCGA CCGCCAGGCCCCCAGCACTGAGCTCAGTACCAGTGGCAGCTCCCACTCCAAGTCCTGTGACCAGCTCAGGTGTGGCCCCTACCTCAGCAGCGGGGACATCGCTGACGCGCTCAGCGTGCACTCGGCCGGCTCCTCTAGCTCCGACGTGGAGGAGATCAACATCAGCTTCGTCCCGGAGTCTCCTGATGGCCAGGAAAAGAAG ttctgggaatcaGCCTCACAGTCATCCCCGGAGACCTCCGGCATCAGCTCAGCCTCCAGCAGCACCtcgtcctcctcagcctccaccaCGCCCGTGGCTGCCACACGCACCCACAAGCGCTCTGTCTCAGGGCTCTGCAACTCCAGCTCCGCGCTGCCGCTCTACAACCAGCAGGTGGGCGACTGCTGTATCATCCGCGTCAGCCTGGACGTGGACAATGGCAACATGTACAAGAGCATCCTG GTGACCAGCCAAGATAAGGCTCCGGCTGTAATCCGCAAGGCCATGGACAAACAcaacctggaggaggaggagccggAGGACTATGAGCTGCTGCAGATTCTCTCAGATGACCGGA AGCTGAAGATCCCTGAAAACGCCAACGTCTTCTATGCCATGAACTCTACCGCCAACTATGACTTTGTCCTCAAGAAGCGGACCTTCACCAAGGGAGTGAAGGTCAAGCACGGAGCCAGCTCCACCCTCCCTCGCATGAAGCAGAAAGGACTCAAGATTGCCAAGGGCATCTTCTGA
- the RALGDS gene encoding ral guanine nucleotide dissociation stimulator isoform 2 (isoform 2 is encoded by transcript variant 2): MMVDCQSSTQEIGEELINGVIYSISLRKVQLHHGGNKGQRWLGYENESALNLYETCKVRTVKAGTLEKLVEHLVPAFQGSDLSYVTIFLCTYRAFTTTQQVLDLLFKRYGRCDALTASSRYGCILPYSDEDGGPQDQLKNAISSILGTWLDQYSEDFCQPPDFPCLKQLVAYVQLNMPGSDLERRAHLLLAQLEHSEPIEAEPEALSPVPALKPTPELELALTPARAPSPVPAPAPEPEPAPTPAPGSELEVAPAPAPELQQAPEPAVGLESAPAPALELEPAPEQDPAPSQTLELEPAPAPVPSLQPSWPSPVVAENGLSEEKPHLLVFPPDLVAEQFTLMDAELFKKVVPYHCLGSIWSQRDKKGKEHLAPTIRATVTQFNSVANCVITTCLGNRSTKAPDRARVVEHWIEVARECRILKNFSSLYAILSALQSNSIHRLKKTWEDVSRDSFRIFQKLSEIFSDENNYSLSRELLIKEGTSKFATLEMNPKRAQKRPKETGIIQGTVPYLGTFLTDLVMLDTAMKDYLYGRLINFEKRRKEFEVIAQIKLLQSACNNYSIAPDEQFGAWFRAVERLSETESYNLSCELEPPSESASNTLRTKKNTAIVKRWSDRQAPSTELSTSGSSHSKSCDQLRCGPYLSSGDIADALSVHSAGSSSSDVEEINISFVPESPDGQEKKFWESASQSSPETSGISSASSSTSSSSASTTPVAATRTHKRSVSGLCNSSSALPLYNQQVGDCCIIRVSLDVDNGNMYKSILVTSQDKAPAVIRKAMDKHNLEEEEPEDYELLQILSDDRKLKIPENANVFYAMNSTANYDFVLKKRTFTKGVKVKHGASSTLPRMKQKGLKIAKGIF, translated from the exons AGCTCCACGCAGGAGATCGGTGAGGAGCTGATCAACGGAGTCATCTACTCCATCTCCCTGCGCAAGGTGCAGCTGCACCACGGAGGCAACAAGGGGCAGCGCTGGCTCGGG TATGAGAATGAGTCGGCCCTGAACCTTTATGAGACTTGCAAGGTGCGGACCGTGAAGGCTGGCACGCTGGAGAAGCTGGTGGAGCACCTGGTGCCAGCCTTCCAGGGCAGCGACCTCTCCTACGTCACCATCTTCCTGTGTACCTATAGAGCCTTCACCACCACCCAACAGGTCCTGGACCTGCTGTTCAAAAG GTACGGTAGATGTGACGCCCTCACGGCCTCCTCTAGATACGGCTGCATCCTCCCCTATTCCGACGAGGATGGTGGACCCCAGGACCAACTTAAAAA TGCCATCTCCTCCATCCTGGGCACCTGGCTGGACCAGTACTCGGAGGATTTCTGTCAACCTCCGGACTTTCCCTGCCTCAAGCAGCTGGTGGCCTACGTGCAGCTCAACATGCCAGGCTCAGACCTGGAGCGCCGTGCCCACCTTCTCCTGGCCCAGCTGGAGCACTCGGAACCCATTGAGGCAGAGCCTGAGG CTCTGTCACCAGTGCCAGCTCTAAAACCAACTCCAGAGCTCGAGCTAGCTCTAACACCAGCTCGAGCACCCAGCCCAGTGCCGGCTCCAGCCCCGGAGCCAGAGCCAGCTCCAACACCAGCTCCAGGTTCAGAGCTAGAAGTAGCTCCAGCACCAGCTCCGGAGCTCCAGCAGGCTCCAGAGCCAGCTGTGGGACTAGAATCGGCTCCAGCGCCAGCTCTGGAACTAGAGCCAGCTCCAGAACAGGATCCAGCTCCCTCACAAACTCTAGAGCTGGAGCCAGCTCCAGCACCAGTTCCATCATTACAGCCTTCCTGGCCTTCACCTGTGGTTGCAGAGAACGGGCTGAGTGAGGAGAAGCCTCACCTCTTGGTGTTCCCTCCAGATCTGGTGGCAGAGCAGTTTACACTGATGGATGCG GAACTGTTCAAGAAGGTGGTGCCCTACCACTGCCTGGGCTCCATCTGGTCCCAGCGGGACAAGAAGGGCAAGGAGCACCTGGCGCCCACCATCCGCGCCACTGTCACCCAGTTCAACAGTGTGGCCAACTGTGTCATCACCACCTGCCTCGGGAACCGAAGCACGAAAGCCCCAGACAGGGCCAGGGTGGTGGAGCACTGGATCGAGGTGGCCAGG GAGTGCCGGATCCTCAAGAACTTCTCGTCACTGTATGCCATCCTCTCTGCCCTGCAGAGCAACTCCATCCACCGTCTGAAGAAGACGTGGGAAGACGTTTCCAG GGACAGTTTCCGGATCTTTCAGAAGCTGTCAGAGATCTTCTCAGATGAGAACAACTACTCATTGAGCCGGGAGCTGCTCATCAAG GAGGGCACCTCCAAGTTTGCCACCCTGGAGATGAACCCCAAGAGAGCCCAGAAACGGCCGAAGGAGACG GGCATCATCCAGGGCACCGTTCCCTACCTGGGCACGTTCCTCACCGACCTGGTGATGCTGGACACTGCCATGAAGGACTATCTGTAT GGCAGACTCATCAACtttgagaagaggaggaag gagttcgaggtgaTCGCCCAGATCAAGCTGCTGCAGTCGGCCTGCAACAACTACAGCATCGCGCCAGATGAGCAATTTGGGGCCTGGTTCCGGGCCGTGGAGCGGCTCAGCGAGACTGAGAG CTACAACCTGTCGTGCGAGCTGGAGCCCCCATCCGAGTCAGCCAGCAACACCCTCAGGACCAAGAAGAACACAGCCATTGTCAAGCGCTGGAGCGA CCGCCAGGCCCCCAGCACTGAGCTCAGTACCAGTGGCAGCTCCCACTCCAAGTCCTGTGACCAGCTCAGGTGTGGCCCCTACCTCAGCAGCGGGGACATCGCTGACGCGCTCAGCGTGCACTCGGCCGGCTCCTCTAGCTCCGACGTGGAGGAGATCAACATCAGCTTCGTCCCGGAGTCTCCTGATGGCCAGGAAAAGAAG ttctgggaatcaGCCTCACAGTCATCCCCGGAGACCTCCGGCATCAGCTCAGCCTCCAGCAGCACCtcgtcctcctcagcctccaccaCGCCCGTGGCTGCCACACGCACCCACAAGCGCTCTGTCTCAGGGCTCTGCAACTCCAGCTCCGCGCTGCCGCTCTACAACCAGCAGGTGGGCGACTGCTGTATCATCCGCGTCAGCCTGGACGTGGACAATGGCAACATGTACAAGAGCATCCTG GTGACCAGCCAAGATAAGGCTCCGGCTGTAATCCGCAAGGCCATGGACAAACAcaacctggaggaggaggagccggAGGACTATGAGCTGCTGCAGATTCTCTCAGATGACCGGA AGCTGAAGATCCCTGAAAACGCCAACGTCTTCTATGCCATGAACTCTACCGCCAACTATGACTTTGTCCTCAAGAAGCGGACCTTCACCAAGGGAGTGAAGGTCAAGCACGGAGCCAGCTCCACCCTCCCTCGCATGAAGCAGAAAGGACTCAAGATTGCCAAGGGCATCTTCTGA